The following are encoded in a window of Pseudomonadota bacterium genomic DNA:
- the speB gene encoding agmatinase has protein sequence MTEIDADLPAYELFSTFLGFPSCTDIAASTADVIVQGIPFDLATVGRAGTREGPRAIRLVSPNLAFEEARWPWTFALNSALAVEDAGDIYGQTGVPATMVEGVERRTDAILAAGKRVMSFGGDHYVALPLLRSVARHHGPVSLLHFDAHTDTYKGEDYNHGTMFYHAVQEGLIEPAHSVQVGIRTDYDRNGHAFEVLGADWVNNNGPVATAQCIKQVIGDRKVYVSFDIDGLDPAFAPGTGTPVIGGMTTNAALQIIRSLVDLDVVGMDLVEVCPAYDQSEITALAGATLCLDMLYVWADRNRRSLL, from the coding sequence ATGACCGAAATCGACGCCGACCTACCCGCCTATGAACTCTTCTCGACGTTCCTGGGCTTTCCGTCATGCACCGACATCGCGGCGTCGACTGCCGATGTCATTGTTCAGGGCATTCCCTTTGACCTTGCGACCGTCGGTCGCGCGGGAACCCGGGAAGGACCCCGCGCGATACGATTGGTCTCGCCCAACCTGGCGTTTGAGGAGGCGCGCTGGCCCTGGACCTTCGCGCTGAACTCGGCGCTGGCGGTCGAGGACGCCGGCGACATTTACGGTCAGACCGGTGTGCCCGCCACGATGGTCGAAGGCGTCGAACGGCGTACCGACGCCATCCTGGCGGCCGGCAAGCGGGTCATGAGTTTCGGCGGCGACCACTATGTCGCCCTGCCGCTGCTGCGCTCGGTGGCGCGCCATCACGGGCCAGTCTCGTTGCTGCATTTTGACGCCCACACCGACACCTACAAGGGTGAGGACTATAACCACGGCACCATGTTCTATCACGCGGTCCAGGAAGGTCTGATCGAACCGGCGCACTCGGTGCAGGTCGGCATTCGCACCGACTATGACCGCAACGGCCACGCCTTTGAGGTGCTGGGCGCCGACTGGGTGAATAACAACGGCCCGGTCGCGACAGCCCAGTGCATCAAACAGGTGATCGGCGACCGCAAGGTCTATGTCAGCTTCGACATCGACGGTCTTGACCCCGCCTTTGCGCCGGGCACCGGCACGCCGGTTATCGGCGGCATGACCACCAATGCCGCGCTCCAGATTATCCGCAGTCTGGTCGACCTCGACGTGGTCGGCATGGACCTTGTCGAGGTCTGTCCGGCCTACGACCAAAGCGAGATCACCGCCTTGGCCGGCGCCACGCTCTGCCTCGACATGCTCTATGTCTGGGCCGATCGTAACCGCCGCAGCCTGCTATAG
- a CDS encoding serine hydrolase, protein MTARVLGLVLMLVVMAVQPAAPAHAQPVTVDCEAIYDRPGHGETFYESNPTYVDRRGAFAWASASPRDVGMDETILNRGMDDLLSVPMAFSVLVVRDGKLVAERYNDNSAADHANNVHSASKSILSALVGIAIREGYIKSVDQKVAEFLPAYFDDGNADKAQITIAHLLTMSAGLAWREDLTEFAIQTEEDWVAAIMGRALMDTPGSAFHYSTGLTHVLSAVLSAATGMSTCDFAHRYLFAPLDITAEHWGRDPQGVYSGGYNLYLTPREMAAFGQLYLQGGLWKGEQVVLSGWVAESWQPHQTEDEDYSYGYLWWLRAFGGHQVAFAWGWGGQMIFVVRDLDIVVVVTSDSGGDASALEGRNSARRAMAFLRDGVIAAVE, encoded by the coding sequence GTGACCGCACGAGTTTTGGGTCTTGTTCTCATGCTCGTGGTCATGGCGGTCCAGCCGGCTGCGCCGGCACATGCTCAGCCGGTAACAGTCGACTGTGAGGCGATCTACGACCGTCCAGGTCACGGCGAGACCTTTTACGAGTCGAACCCGACCTATGTGGATCGCCGCGGTGCATTTGCGTGGGCGAGCGCGTCGCCCCGCGATGTGGGTATGGACGAGACCATCCTGAACCGGGGGATGGATGATCTCCTAAGCGTGCCCATGGCGTTCAGTGTGCTCGTCGTGCGGGACGGCAAGCTGGTCGCCGAGCGCTACAATGACAACAGTGCCGCCGACCATGCCAACAACGTTCATTCGGCGTCGAAGAGTATTCTGTCGGCGCTCGTCGGCATCGCCATCCGCGAGGGTTACATCAAGAGCGTCGATCAGAAGGTGGCAGAGTTTCTCCCCGCCTATTTTGACGATGGTAATGCCGACAAGGCTCAGATCACGATTGCCCACCTCTTGACCATGAGCGCAGGTCTTGCGTGGCGAGAGGACCTGACGGAGTTTGCAATCCAAACCGAGGAGGATTGGGTTGCCGCTATCATGGGCCGGGCACTGATGGACACGCCAGGTAGCGCGTTCCACTACAGCACCGGCCTGACCCACGTACTGTCGGCGGTGCTGAGCGCCGCCACGGGCATGAGTACTTGTGACTTTGCCCACCGCTATCTCTTTGCGCCCCTCGACATCACCGCCGAACACTGGGGCCGTGATCCCCAAGGCGTCTACTCCGGCGGCTACAACCTCTATCTCACGCCGCGTGAGATGGCCGCGTTCGGTCAGCTCTATCTTCAGGGCGGGCTCTGGAAGGGTGAACAGGTCGTTCTGTCTGGCTGGGTTGCCGAATCATGGCAGCCTCACCAGACGGAAGATGAGGATTACAGCTACGGCTATCTCTGGTGGCTGCGTGCGTTCGGCGGCCACCAGGTCGCCTTTGCCTGGGGCTGGGGCGGACAAATGATTTTTGTCGTGCGCGATCTCGACATCGTTGTCGTGGTCACCAGCGATAGCGGCGGCGATGCGAGCGCCTTGGAAGGCCGTAACTCTGCGCGCCGGGCCATGGCGTTTCTGCGTGACGGGGTGATCGCCGCTGTTGAATGA
- a CDS encoding enoyl-CoA hydratase-related protein yields the protein MSESLHLDRQGQVLVITLDRPKANAIDAKTSRAMAAAFDEFQADPDLRVAILTGAGERIFSAGWDLGTAEDPDQDYGPGGFGGLMSRFDLEKPVIAAINGACVAGGFEIALAADFMIAADNATFFLSEATLGLTVASASVSRLCQRIPHALAVDMLYTGRRIDAAEALHCGLVSDVVAQGDLMPTAHALAERIIASAPLSVAAMKQMVTKAGALTPQAAFELSEAGGLPAKARADGSEDAKEGPRAFTEKRPPVWQGR from the coding sequence ATGTCCGAATCCCTTCACCTCGACCGCCAAGGCCAGGTTCTCGTCATCACACTCGACCGGCCGAAGGCCAACGCCATCGACGCCAAGACCAGCCGCGCCATGGCGGCAGCCTTCGACGAGTTCCAGGCCGATCCCGATCTGCGCGTCGCGATTTTGACCGGCGCGGGCGAACGCATCTTTTCAGCCGGCTGGGATCTCGGCACCGCCGAGGATCCCGACCAGGACTATGGCCCCGGCGGCTTCGGCGGACTGATGTCGCGCTTTGATCTGGAAAAGCCGGTGATCGCCGCCATCAACGGCGCGTGCGTCGCCGGCGGGTTCGAGATCGCGCTGGCTGCCGACTTCATGATCGCCGCCGACAACGCTACCTTTTTCCTGTCGGAAGCGACGCTCGGCCTGACCGTGGCGTCGGCCTCGGTGTCGCGCTTGTGCCAGCGGATCCCCCACGCGCTCGCTGTCGATATGCTCTACACGGGCCGTCGCATTGATGCGGCCGAGGCGCTGCACTGCGGCCTGGTCAGCGATGTCGTCGCCCAGGGTGACCTCATGCCGACGGCTCACGCGCTTGCCGAACGGATCATCGCCTCAGCGCCGCTGTCGGTCGCCGCCATGAAGCAGATGGTGACCAAGGCCGGCGCGCTCACGCCACAAGCGGCCTTTGAGCTGAGCGAAGCCGGTGGCCTGCCGGCAAAGGCGCGCGCCGACGGAAGCGAAGACGCCAAGGAGGGCCCACGCGCCTTCACCGAAAAACGCCCGCCGGTCTGGCAGGGACGTTAG